In the Drosophila biarmipes strain raj3 chromosome X, RU_DBia_V1.1, whole genome shotgun sequence genome, one interval contains:
- the LOC108027562 gene encoding glucosylceramide transporter ABCA12 isoform X2: protein MRMHLSGREVRELLRKDLLVRWRQKGLSLVLLAWPVMVFMLLYLIRLKYGSEEVAACQYPTRLLPTKNQVVPAAFSYICSIENRCQPAHPYEEYSLWKEAPLHSVIDVVNAFVTDERLHKAVVELAEKANFVSAITTLITSDRLDIIRSNISEIISLVPEIERRMNYSFDIKHLFSNRETFVKLGVLLCGHPFPNTDTIPLVNEILESEDFSQANDAELDAMPTKYCKRLYRDVTSTNQGKLTWNTIKPIIQGRILYTPANVATDSVVKFSNATFEELDRLKQLSRAAATILTKLHTNATFQEAFDNLLKLAKSPLVKSLVGDDFDVAEIERVFQYIRTNQLIYDILTTVADLMDCVSADRFEAVESAEELQKRAYELNQNKLFLAALNLEDVALKQSSYRLHMDTDNTQPTFENRNRFWFPGPADSMVIDLKYHRGFVQLKQMVDLGIIKYKRNETGFAPEADPLEGGRSLSSLFTIKHVDNDEDDDDDFDLSLEGSGADHATQKASPAAEDPDGNTMRPEAGVEVTTEEEGATTEQLAATGEPDLRLLDNDDVLRRSKRQGIFDLLGGLGGSGDASKKNKFEVDNMQFYTKQFPYPAFLNDVFKRGLYLAQGVQVAYLLGLVVFVALCVRERIWMRESRNSMLMRSMGLKAHSELVAWALMSFLELCAIFVLISVVLYSGGILGYTNWFFMMFYCLSFGICLISFCYMCSNFFNSANIGAVASALLFFISLCPFIIVLMFDAKLSVFEGFLVDLSFTTAFAKGWGELMRMELQQEGLTPAHLIQVGPARSECAMALLMFLLDFLLYAAIGLAYQRYKRNNYSFVKVSRSQMDDKLGASLVNVTKLFGSKCAVSNLSLDFARNQVSCLLGRNGAGKSTLIKLLTGQIRQSSGKVLLAGEHQVGVCWQDNILIPTLTAREHLHLYARIKMPPGESGGAEEIRSEVARTLQSLNFGQHESYPSWQLSGGYRRRLCVAIAFIASPSVVILDEPCNGVDAKARKDIWQLIERLRQGRAVIFATHFLDEAKYLSDSLLIMRNGRIIAQHSRDSLQRLCTSNYSIRMRCADATGVTYIAQKAQQLLPQSQAIPSGGADHPHGLTISASYAEHLTPGAMEFLELLQSQEASGGISDVELTSSSSLEQEFEQLNRNGEEPRRQANGDRSGGVVTGPAMITEDPPTPWMQFRLLMGKRLRHLSRNYRLLLYVLLLPALFELCAMWFVSYRLEDDFDTVLPLSRSLYPKSAQFLSQERPSSLSEQLHLRLRSSCDLLGGDSCREFNGSEKAYDWVLDSWDEYRERRYGGYGLNGSGATVWYNNKGYHSMVAWLNDLNSELLRTTLNDSEYGILTLNEPWKLGYAELSTSSVLRQAGDGSMVFILLIAFGLVVAAGSVYLVNERVNGEKLQQRLCGVSAVTYWLVAFVWDYLVMVLGLIVCLVVVLMFGMPVFVDRQQLVGIIGLSLAFSFACVPAVHVAEKIFSDSSIAIVSIFCANLIIPLVTMGIVLILGVVGDGPTWDSWRHGLNQAFLIFPIHALGDGFLELCKNYMVALVFRRYDIDSYKHPLASDLLGRHFTALLLVGVAGLILNVLIEWHLLRKLWQRVERMMDCTYRRELDKMGQLKLVNIQSIFKSCVAAGEAVRAENLWLAYRRGRYAVRQVHFSVQRGECFGLLGKNGAGKSTIFKLLTGQLQPNVGHIYFEQPGVSYCPQSNPLDPLLTASECIRFYGQLRGIRDLEQFLDRVLDTYELRPYKDVQVRNLSGGNRRKLTVAVTCCGCTPTVLMDEPTSDMDPVTRDLVYGTIEQLLLARRAVVLTSHSVSEIEHLCQRVAVLRAGQVIASDSPERLKAEHGGYYAVTCFCGPAQQAIISRSLGQRLTGVRDLQHYGHSLRFLVRIRSPGAPGGAPLLSELFAALRDLCVDTARFSLSRCRFESVFERILDSCEANGTNGVHKERQQDAGKDLPSKSPAVGGSLETGYIHCGYEETRT, encoded by the exons ATGAGGATGCACCTGAGTGGCCGCGAGGTGCGGGAGCTGCTGCGCAAGGACCTGCTGGTGCGATGGCGCCAGAAGGGCCTCAGCCTGGTCCTGCTGGCCTGGCCGGTGATGGTCTTCATGCTGCTCTACCTGATCCGCCTCAAGTACGGGTCGGAGGAGGTGGCGGCCTGCCAGTACCCCACGCGCCTGCTGCCCACCAAGAACCAGGTGGTGCCTGCCGCCTTCTCCTACATCTGCAGCATTGAGAACCGCTGCCAGCCGGCGCACCCCTACGAGGAGTACTCCCTCTGGAAGGAGGCGCC CCTGCACTCCGTGATCGATGTGGTCAACGCCTTCGTGACCGACGAGCGGCTCCACAAGGCCGTCGTGGAGCTGGCCGAGAAGGCCAACTTTGTGTCGGCCATCACCACCCTGATCACCAGCGATCGACTCGACATCATTCGCA GTAACATAAGTGAAATCATTTCCCTGGTGCCCGAAATCGAGCGACGGATGAACTACAGCTTCGACATCAAGCACTTGTTTTCGA ATCGCGAGACCTTCGTCAAGCTGGGCGTCCTGCTGTGCGGCCATCCGTTTCCCAACACCGACACCATACCGCTGGTCAACGAGATCCTGGAGTCGGAGGACTTCAGCCAGGCCAACGACGCGGAGCTCGATGCGATGCCGA CCAAGTACTGCAAGCGCCTCTATCGGGATGTGACTTCTACCAACCAAGGAAAGCTCACCTGGAACACCATTAAGCCCATTATCCAGGGTCGGATTCTGTACACCCCCGCCAATGTGGCGACCGACAGCGTGGTGAAGTTT AGCAATGCCACCTTCGAGGAGCTGGACAGGCTGAAGCAGCTTTCCCGAGCAGCCGCCACGATTCTCACCAAGCTGCACACAAATGCCACTTTCCAGGAGGCCTTCGACAACCTCCTCAAGCTGGCCAAGTCGCCGCTGGTCAAGAGTTTGGTGGGCGACGACTTCGACGTTGCGGAAATCGAACGGGTGTTCCAGTACATTCGCACCAACCAGCTGATATACGACATTCTCACCACCGTCGCCGATCTCATGGACTGCGTGTCGGCGGACCGCTTCGAGGCTGTGGAGAGCGCGGAGGAGCTGCAGAAGAGGGCCTACGAACTGAACCAGAACAAGCTCTTTCTGGCCGCCCTGAATCTGGAGGACGTGGCCCTCAAGCAGTCCTCCTACCGCCTGCACATGGACACGGATAACACGCAGCCGACTTTCGAGAACCGGAACAGGTTCTGGTTCCCCGGACCCGCCGACAGCATGGTCATCGATCTCAAGTACCACCGGGGCTTCGTGCAGCTCAAGCAGATGGTCGATCTGGGCATTATCAAGTACAAGCGCAATGAGACGGGCTTCGCGCCGGAAGCGGACCCCCTTGAGGGCGGGCGATCCCTGAGCAGTCTGTTCACCATCAAGCATGTGGACaacgacgaggacgacgacgacgacttcGATCTCAGTCTGGAGGGAAGCGGTGCGGACCACGCCACCCAGAAGGCTTCGCCAGCGGCAGAGGATCCAGACGGCAACACCATGCGCCCCGAGGCGGGGGTGGAGGTCACCACCGAAGAAGAAGGGGCTACCACGGAACAGCTGGCGGCAACCGGTGAACCCGATCTGCGGCTGCTCGACAATGACGATGTTCTGAGGCGCTCCAAGCGCCAGGGTATCTTCGATCTGCTCGGAGGACTGGGCGGTTCCGGGGATGCTAGCAAGAAAAACAAGTTCGAAGTGGACAACATGCAGTTCTACACCAAACAGTTTCCCTATCCCGCCTTCCTCAATGATGT CTTCAAACGTGGTCTCTACTTGGCCCAAGGTGTCCAGGTTGCCTATCTACTTGGTCTGGTGGTCTTCGTGGCCCTTTGTGTGAGGGAGCGCATTTGGATGCGGGAGAGCAGGAATAGTATG TTGATGCGATCGATGGGCCTGAAGGCACACTCCGAGCTGGTGGCCTGGGCTCTGATGAGTTTCCTGGAGCTCTGTGCCATCTTCGTGCTGATCAGCGTGGTGCTCTACAGTGGCGGTATCTTGGGCTACACCAACTGGTTCTTCATGATGTTCTACTGCCTGAGCTTCGGCATTTGTCTGATATCGTTCTG CTACATGTGCTCCAACTTCTTCAATTCGGCGAACATTGGAGCGGTGGCCTCCGCCCTCCTGTTCTTCATCAGCCTGTGTCCCTTCATCATTGTGCTGATGTTCGATGCCAAGTTGAGTGTCTTCGAGGGCTTCCTGGTGGACCTGTCCTTCACCACGGCCTTCGCCAAGGGCTGGGGCGAGCTGATGCGGATGGAGCTGCAGCAGGAGGGTCTGACCCCGGCCCATCTCATCCAGGTGGGTCCGGCGAGAAGCGAGTGCGCCATGGCGCTGCTCATGTTCCTCCTGGACTTCCTGCTCTACGCGGCCATTGGGCTGGCCTATCAGCGTTACAAGAGGA ATAACTATAGCTTTGTAAAGGTCAGCCGGTCGCAGATGGACGACAAGCTGGGCGCCTCGCTGGTCAATGTCACCAAACTGTTTGGCAGCAAGTGCGCCGTTTCCAACCTGAGCCTCGACTTCGCCCGCAACCAGGTGAGCTGCCTGCTGGGCCGGAACGGAGCTGGCAAGAGCACGCTGATCAAGCTGCTCACCGGCCAGATCCGCCAGAGCAGCGGCAAGGTGCTCCTGGCTGGGGAGCACCAAGTGGGCGTCTGCTGGCAGGACAACATCCTCATACCCACCCTGACGGCTCGCGAGCACCTGCATCTGTACGCCCGGATCAAGATGCCGCCAGGGGAGAGCGGCGGAGCCGAGGAGATCCGCTCCGAGGTGGCCCGCACCCTGCAGAGCCTCAACTTCGGCCAGCACGAGTCCTATCCCTCGTGGCAGCTCTCCGGGGGCTACAGACGCCGCCTCTGCGTGGCCATCGCCTTCATCGCCTCGCCCAGCGTGGTCATCCTGGATGAGCCCTGCAACGGCGTGGACGCCAAGGCCAGGAAGGACATCTGGCAGCTGATCGAGCGCCTGCGCCAGGGAAGGGCCGTCATTTTCGCCACCCACTTCCTGGACGAGGCCAAGTACCTCAGCGACTCGCTCCTGATAATGCGCAAT GGTCGCATTATCGCCCAGCACAGCCGGGACTCCCTGCAGCGGTTGTGCACCTCGAACTACAGCATCCGCATGCGGTGTGCCGACGCCACTGGAGTGACCTATATTGCCCAGAAGGCCCAGCAGCTCCTGCCCCAGAGCCAGGCGATTCCTTCGGGAGGGGCTGACCATCCGCACGGACTGACCATTAGCGCCAGCTATGCGGAGCACCTGACGCCGGGTGCCATGGAGTTCCTGGAGCTGCTGCAGTCCCAGGAGGCGTCTGGCGGCATCAGCGATGTGGAGCTGACGAGCAGCTCGAGCTTGGAGCAGGAGTTCGAGCAGTTGAACAGGAATGGCGAGGAGCCACGACGCCAGGCCAACGGGGATCGGAGTGGAGGAGTGGTCACCGGACCGGCGATGATCACCGAGGATCCGCCGACGCCGTGGATGCAGTTTCGACTGCTCATGGGCAAGCGACTGAGACACTTGTCCCGCAACTACCGCCTCCTGCTCTACGTGCTCCTGCTGCCGGCTCTCTTCGAGCTGTGCGCCATGTGGTTCGTTAGCTATCGCCTGGAGGACGACTTCGACACCGTCCTGCCCCTGAGTCGCTCGCTCTATCCGAAGAGCGCTCAGTTCCTGTCCCAAGAGAGGCCCTCCAGCCTCTCGGAGCAACTGCATCTCCGGCTGAGGAGCTCTTGTGATCTGCTAGGTGGTGACTCCTGCAGGGAGTTCAATGGCTCGGAGAAGGCCTACGATTGGGTCTTGGACTCCTGGGATGAGTATCGCGAGAGGCGCTATGGAGGCTACGGCTTGAATGGCTCGGGAGCCACAGTGTGGTACAACAACAAGGGCTACCACTCCATGGTGGCCTGGCTGAACGATCTCAACTCGGAGCTGCTGCGCACCACGTTGAACGACTCGGAGTACGGGATCCTGACCCTCAACGAACCCTGGAAACTGGGCTACGCCGAACTCAGCACTAGTTCGGTTCTCCGCCAGGCGGGTGACGGATCCATGGTCTTCATCCTGCTGATAGCCTTCGGCCTGGTGGTGGCCGCCGGTTCCGTTTACCTGGTCAACGAACGGGTCAATGGCGAGAAGTTGCAGCAGAGATTGTGCGGGGTGAGTGCGGTCACCTACTGGCTGGTGGCCTTCGTCTGGGACTACCTGGTGATGGTCCTGGGACTGATCGTCTGTCTGGTCGTCGTCCTGATGTTCGGCATGCCCGTCTTCGTGGACCGCCAGCAGCTCGTGGGCATCATTGGCCTGTCGCTAGCCTTCAG cTTCGCCTGTGTTCCTGCCGTCCATGTGGCCGAGAAGATCTTCAGCGACTCGAGCATTGCCATTGTGTCGATCTTCTGCGCCAACCTCATCATCCCACTGGTCACCATGGGCATCGTGCTGATCCTGGGCGTGGTGGGCGACGGTCCGACGTGGGACAGTTGGCGCCACGGCCTCAACCAGGCATTCCTCATCTTCCCCATCCACGCCCTGGGCGATGGCTTCCTGGAGCTGTGCAAGAACTACATGGTGGCTTTGGTATTCCGGCGCTACGACATCGACTCGTACAAGCATCCGTTGGCCAGTGACCTGCTCGGGCGCCACTTCACCGCGCTCCtgctggtgggcgtggccggtcTGATCCTCAACGTGCTCATCGAATGGCACCTGCTGCGAAAGCTGTGGCAGCGCGTGGAGCGCATGATGGACTGTACCTACCGGCGCGAGCTGGACAAAATGGGCCAGCTGAAGCTGGTTAACATTCAGAGCATCTTCAAGAGCTGCGTGGCCGCCGGCGAGGCCGTGCGGGCCGAGAATCTCTGGCTGGCCTACCGCCGCGGACGCTACGCGGTGCGCCAGGTGCACTTCAGTGTCCAGCGGGGCGAGTGCTTCGGGCTGCTGGGCAAAAACGGAGCCGGCAAGTCGACCATCTTCAAGCTGCTCACTGGGCAGCTGCAGCCTAACGTGGGCCACATCTACTTCGAGCAG CCCGGGGTCTCGTACTGCCCGCAGAGCAACCCGCTGGACCCGCTGCTCACGGCGAGCGAGTGCATCCGCTTCTACGGGCAGCTGCGCGGGATCCGCGACCTGGAGCAGTTCCTCGACCGCGTGCTGGACACCTACGAACTGCGGCCCTACAAGGACGTCCAGGTGCGGAACCTGAGCGGCGGCAACCGGCGGAAGCTGACGGTGGCCGTGACATGTTGCGGCTGCACGCCCACCGTCCTGATGGACGAGCCCACGAGCGACATGGACCCGGTGACCCGGGACCTGGTCTACGGCACCAtcgagcagctgctgctggcccGGCGGGCGGTGGTGCTGACCTCGCACTCGGTCTCGGAGATCGAGCACCTGTGCCAGCGGGTGGCGGTGCTCCGGGCGGGCCAGGTCATCGCCAGCGATAGTCCGGAGCGGCTGAAGGCGGAGCACGGGGGCTACTATGCCGTCACCTGCTTCTGCGGCCCCGCCCAGCAGGCCATCATCTCGCGGAGTCTGGGACAGCGGCTGACGGGCGTGCGGGATCTGCAGCACTACGGCCACAGCCTGAGGTTCCTCGTGAGGATACGCTCACCTGGGGCCCCGGGCGGAGCTCCCCTCCTCTCGGAACTCTTCGCCGCCCTTCGGGATCTCTGCGTGGACACGGCTCGCTTCTCGCTGAGCCGCTGTCGCTTTGAGAGCGTCTTCGAGCGCATCCTGGACAGCTGCGAGGCCAACGGCACCAATGGCGTCCACAAGGAGCGGCAGCAGGATGCGGGCAAGGATCTGCCCAGCAAGTCACCGGCCGTCGGTGGCTCCCTGGAGACCGGCTACATTCACTGTGGCTACGAGGAGACGAGAACCTAA